The genomic DNA GAAGCTTTGTAAATGAACACTTATATTTATTGAGATTACCTCCCTGTTTCCAGAGGAAACGGGGGCTACCATCTTCATTAACTGAGCCGACATCAATGCCAAACTTGATGCCCCTTACCCCACCGTGACCGTAATAACTAACGACAGCTTTGACGTGATACTCTCTCCATAACTGCTCAATTAGCTGGGGCATTGTGGGTTTATTTACTGCCACTTGCTCAATCGCCCGTCGCATTATTTCTTCGCCTGGAAGTCCATCGCATTCGACTCGTTCCAGTTGATTACGAGTCATAGCCTTTTGCTTACTCTCCCAACTGCTTTGAACTTGGGTTAGCTGAAATTCTCGCTCTAGCAGTCGGGCGGAGTGTTCAGAGTGGGCGTAATTATTCCAAGTGCGGATAGATTTACCATCTAGGTTATTGACTCTAGATGCAACGATGTGAGTGTGGTCGTGTTCTTTATCAGAGTGCCGCGCTATAAAGAAGTCATAGGCTGGTAGTTCTGATTCTATGAAGTCATCAACTAGCTGTTTTAGTTTGGTATCTGATATTCTTTTTTCTGGCTGTTTAACTTGGGATTCATCACCTTGAAGCCGCGATAGTACAATGACCGATGCCAAGTGACGTTGAGACAGATTAGCTAATTCGTCATCATTTAGCGTTCTATCACTTTTTGGTACACTAAGCATTAAGTGATAGCATGGGTCTTTTAGCTGCGGGTTAAGATGGGCTGATAAGGTAAACTGGTCAACCAATTCATTGGTACTTCTCCCGTACATATTCCCGCCAATAATTTTGGCTTTCTCTTTTTCAAGCACATATTTAGTAGTGCCACGAAATGATTTATTAGCCTTAACTTTGGTAATCATTGCGCTGCCCTTCTACCGAAGGTTGAGTGAGTGATTGGCGAGTCTGTTCTAAAAGTGCTGTCAGTTCTTCAAGAGTTTTCAGATATAATTTCACCTCGTTAGTCAACGGTTGGCTACCAATTTTCACAGCTTCGTTAATAGCCCTAGTCTGTTGATTCAGGTTGTTACCAATCTTTTTTAACTCATAGATAGCCTGTCGGTTAACTTCGGGAATGACTAATTTAGGATGTGGCAAAGGGTAGTCAAATAATCTCGCTCTTATATAGTCACTTTGCACCACTCCACTGCAACGCTGCTCTAGTCTAGTTTTCTCGGCATAGCTAGCCCTAAACGTGATGGTTACTTCTCGCTTTTCATCTGGTGCTACTGACCGATTGGTTAATGTGTCAGCTAGTTGATTACTAAGATTGGTGCGGGGGTCTGGCTGCATAACTAATTAGGCGTTTAGCTATTTTTATCTTTATTTTTCACCGGGTTATTCGCTGTAGCTGCTACGGCGCTTTGCGCCGAGCAGGTAGGCGAATAACCCGGAACCTTTTCTCACTTATTAACCCCTTGAAAAGAACGGTTTTCTGGGGGTTTGGGGGACACCCCCAACAAGCAAACACACCGCCTTTCGCTTGCGAAAGGGAGCGCGGTAGCGCGTTACGGTGTATTGCTTGCCTATGCCCCCACGACAGGTTAGGGCAAACGTGAGCCAGGAGGCACAACGCGAGACTGGGGGAGTACGAGACTTTGGCGAACCATGAGTGGCTGTCTGCAATCACCTCGATGTAAGCGAGGGTATGGTCTATTGGGCAATGCTGTCCATACTAGTGATACGAAAGATGTTGATTCATGAGTAACTGCTTTTTTAGACTAGTCTACCTCACGAGGATACAAACCTTTTTCTGTTGATATTCGTCACATCACGACAAGAAACTTAAACTTTTTTTGACCACGAATTTTTTACAATTGAATAATTTATTACTAGTGCTGAATATGTCGCGCAAACCGAAAGCTGTCCCTTTATCAAAAATAGAAGATATTCAAATCAGTCTCAAACAGAAAGCCGCGACTCCTAAAACTATCAGCCTGTCAGATTTAGTTCTCAGTTTGGCTAAACCTATTCAAGATATGTTAGACGCTGGCTACTCTTATGACGATGTTTCTGATGTGTTTAAAGGTCATGGGGTAGAACTGGCGGCCAGTGGTCTGAAGAGTTTTCATAAAAAAGCTTCGACATCAACTGACAATAATTTGAGTAGTTCATCATCAGATAAAGCGGTTGAAGAATCAGTTAATTCTGACTCCGAGCCAGAATCAACTGATTCTTCAACCACAACTAATGACTTGGTTTCGCCAGTAGAGCCGGACAGTTCACCAATTGAGAGTAGTGAACCATCCGGCTCATCATCATCTAAAACTAGTAAACGAAAGAAAACAACTCCTAATACTTCTGCCCAATTTAATATCACTGATAGGAGTGAATTATGAAACGTATCGTGATGATACTGGGGGGCAAGGGTGGTACAGGTAAAACTGCCTTTACTCGCTTGCTACTGGATGTAATGCACAATAAAGGAATTAATTATCTAGCTTATGACGCAGATACAGAGAATCCAGAATTGTACGAGTACTATCAAAACTTTGGCTCAGGGGTAAGGCTATTAAATTTCCTGGAGGTAGCAGAGGCGAAACGCTTCTTTACGGAAATCAAAGCGGAATCACCGGACTCAATAATAGTAGATATGCCGGGGGCATCAAGCAATAAAACCAGGGAGATTATCAGTAAGTTTGGGCTATTTAAGATTGCAGGTGATTTGGGTTATCGAGTAACGCTGGTGACTGTGCTTAACCTTGGGTATTCAGTCATCACTAGCTTAAAAACTATGGCGGAATTCTGCGGCGCTCAAGCTGATTATGTGATTGTGAAAAATCTATGCTGGGATAAAGGTTCAGGTTTTCAGCGCTGGGAGAATAGTAAAACGTCGGCAGCGATATCTGAATTGAAAGGCATAGAAATAGAAATGCCAGAGCTAGACTACTCGACCTTTGACACGTTGACAGAGAAAGGTCTACCTTACTCGGCTGCTACTGAAGAGAATGGTTTTCCTTTTGGAGATTACCTGCTAGTGAGTGGGTTTTTGGATCAGGCTAAACCAGAGCTTGAAAAAGCTGGGGCTTATCTGGGGTTGCAACAACCAGAGGTTCTGGTTGCTGCTTTAGAAAACACTACGACTTCAAAACAGACAAAAGTTACTGCGTCTACTTCTCGTCGGGGTCAAAAGAAAACTAATGAGCAACAACAATAATGGCAACGGGAATCACAGCAATCCTCACTCTGAAACTGCCAATTTAACAGAGAGCAGTGAACAAGGTGAGGTCAAGATAGCACTAGGCAGATTATATAGAGAGTTTGAAAATTTTAAGCAATCACAAAAAACTGAACGCGAACGCGATAGGGCAGAGTTACAAGCATGGGCGCAAACGAATTTAATTCAGAATCAACTCCTCAGCAAAGCGATGGTGACAATCGAGATGCTGACGACCGAATTGAAGAATCAGAATCTCTCATCGAACGAGTACGAGAAGAACAACGAAGATTTGAGACAAGAATTAACTCCCTTAATAACGCAGTTAAAGAATATGCCCAAGTCATCAGCGACATTAGAGAGCTTAGAGTTCAAAGGGCTAAAGAGCGAAGTATTGCAGTTGAAACAGAACGGGAATCAACTGTTGAATCACACGCAGAAGTTGACTATGGTTATTCAGGAGTTGAAGAACAGCCCTCCCCCCGAACCCATCACCATAGAGAAAGAGGTTTATCGCGCTGAACCCATAGGTAAATATGGTACGATGGGGTTGTTTTCTGCATTATTTAGTTTGTTGATTTTCGTTATATTCAATCAATTTATTCCGGTAAAAACCTCGGATGATTTCAATAACTATCTACAAGCTATCTGGCAGCGTACTGGTTACAGCAATGTCAAGCTACAACGGATAGAAAAGCGTTTGGGGACTGACCGAAATCGAAGATAAAGGGCAATATATAGTGATTGGGGCAAACAGGCTTAACGTAATATTTGCCCCAATAATAGAAATAATCAAAGGTAAGAATGCACAAGCTTACCTTGAGTTGACCACTTCTCATCTAGAAGGCGACAAGCGACGTAAACAACATTTTGAGGATTGCGCTTGTGTCTTCCATTAGTACCCCAAGAACGGACGGTATAATCACCTTCATAACCTAAGACAAGTGAAAGCTCGTCGTAAGTTAACTGCCATTTTTTCTTAAACTCAATTGGGTGCATAGTATTCAGGTATTTCCATAAATTAATTAGCAGAGACGCAAAGAGAAATTATCAAAGGTAAGAATCTATAACTTTCCCCTCAGATGACCATTTTTCATCTAGAAGGCGACAAGCTACATAAGCAACTTTTTGAGGATTGCGCCTGTGTCCTCCATTTATCCCCCAACAACGGACAGTGAAATCATTTTCGTAACCTAAGACGAGTGCTAGCTCGTTGTAAGTTAATTGCCACTTTTTCTTAAACTCAATTGGGTGCATAGGATTCAGGTATTTCAATAAATTAATTAGTCGTGTCTGGCAGACATTATTAAGACATCAACCCTTACCGTGGTGTCTTGCGGTGTCTGAACTGGTGTCCGAGTCGTGTCTAAGCTATGTAAGGGTTTCAGGCTTTTGGTGTCTGCCGTGTCTGGGGTTGATATCTGCCAAAAAAGCCCCGTTTTTAATCACAGACACGCTAGACACCCAAGGGCTTAATCTTGGTTTAACTTGATGATTCCTTCACCAATCCAATTGGCTAACCCTGCCCCAACAATCTCGTACATCCAAGACTTAATAAGCTCTACAGAGAATCTTTCACCCTGTACTTTAAAGTTGCCCTTAAACTCTCTTACATCAGCTTCAACTCGTTCAGTTCTGATGAAATATTCATACAGTTTTTGCGCCTGAGGTGATAATTTATTCGGCTCACTTTGGGTATTATCTGCCTTGCTACCAAGATTGAATTCCAGTTCATAAATGCGCTCTAAAGTGGCTTTATCGATGGGGGGATTGGG from Nostoc punctiforme PCC 73102 includes the following:
- a CDS encoding plasmid mobilization protein is translated as MQPDPRTNLSNQLADTLTNRSVAPDEKREVTITFRASYAEKTRLEQRCSGVVQSDYIRARLFDYPLPHPKLVIPEVNRQAIYELKKIGNNLNQQTRAINEAVKIGSQPLTNEVKLYLKTLEELTALLEQTRQSLTQPSVEGQRNDYQS